The DNA sequence ACCTCGCCCAGCGTGTGCGCATCCGACCCCGCGCCTCGAAGGAGGCGGTGGCGCTCCGCGACCCGCTCGGCGCGTGCATTGAGCTCGGGCGGACGTAGGCGCCCATTGTGGACTTCGATCACGTCCAGGAACGGAACCAGTCGCTCCACGTGGATGCCGCCCCCACCCTTCCCCCGCGCGAAGGGATGCGGGAGGTAGCTGATTCCGCCCTGGGCGCGTATGCGCTGACAGGTTTCCTCCGCGGGAGTTCCCTTGGGGATCACCTCGCTCAAATAGAGGCCGATCACGTCGATGCCCTCGGCCGTCTTGACCTCCTCACCGGCGATCACACGGTCGGGGTGACGAGTCGCCATCTCGAGGGCGACGTCGAGGGCGTTGTGGTCGGTGATGGCGATGCGCCCGACGCCGCGAAGACGGGCGCGCTCCAGCACGGCCTCCGGATCGTTGAGGCAGTCGAAGGAGCCCTGCGTGTGCAGGTGCAGGTCGATGCGAAGCCGCTCGCTCATCCGGCCTCACCACGCAACTGGCCCAGCACCTCGCGGGCGCGACTCCGGAGTTGAGTCAGGTCACCATCGTTCTCGATCACGTAGTCACTCCTTGCACGCTTCAACTCCGGATCCATCTGCGATGCCATGAGCTTGTCGGCGACCTCTGGATCCAAGCCGCGCCCCTCCAGGAGGCGAGCTCGCCGAACCTCGTCGGTGGCATCCACCAGCACCACGCGGTCGAAGTCGTCCTCCATCCCCGTCTCGAACAGGAGGGGAACCTCCGCAACCACCAGGCGCGCACGGGCGCGACGCTGTGCGTCCATCCACGCATCGCGAAGCGCCCGGATGCGGGGGTGGAGGATGGCTTCGAGGCGGGCGCGCTCGGCGTCGTTCCCGAACACCCGCGCGCGCATCCACTCGCGATCCAGAGACCCATCCGCGGAAAGCGCCTCCGGTCCGAACGCCTCGCGGATCGCGGCCAACCCCTCCGAGCCCGGCGCCGACGCGCGTCGGGCCAGCTCGTCGGCGCTGACCATGGGGACGCCCTGCGCACGCCACACGTCGGCCACCGTGGACTTGCCGGCCGCCACGTTTCCGGTCAGCGCCACCGACAGCAGCCCCGGCCGGGCGGCGGCCCGTCGACGGGCCCACAGCCGCCAGGTTCCCAGGACAAAGAGCGTACCCACCACCAGCCCCAGCACGTTGCCGGCCCGGTGCCAGCTTTCGCCCGCGATCCACCCGATCCCGACGTAGAGCGCAGCCCATGCACCGACCCCGATCAGATCGTACACGAGGAAGCGAGGATAGGAGAGTCGGCTCGCGCCAGCGGCCATGGGCATGAGGGTCCGCACGAACGCAACGGCCCGCGCGAACGACACCGAAACCAGTGGGTGGCTGGAGAGGATGCGATCCACGCGCCGGCGCTGACCGGCGCTCAAGCCCCCGATGCGCCGCCGGGAGGCGTCCAAGGCGCGTCCGGAGAATCGGCCCACCCAGAAGCCCACGGAATCACCGACGAGAGCCCCGCCCAGGGCGTAGAGCAGGACCGGCACCAACGAGAGCGTTCCGGCCGCCACCAGCGCCGATGCCAGCAGCAGGGCCACCCCTGCCGGGATCACGAGCCCGGTGATGAAACAGGTCTCGAGCACCGCCAGGGCGAACAGGAGTACCGGACCGACCTCGGGAAGCAGGCGCAGCAGGGTTTCGGTCAGCGCATCCACCAATCGCGTTCGGATCCCTTCGACGTGGCCCCAGGCCACGCTCGGGTGAACGCAGCCCCTGCTACCGCTTCCGGTTCTGCAACCAGCGCAGGTCGTCGGGAGAGCCGAGCTCCTTGTCGGCTCCGCCAGAGACGATGGCGAAGGAGTCCTCCCAGATCCGGAGCGCGTAGGGCGTACCCCAACTGTCCACTCCGGATTCCTCCGTGAACCGGGCGTCGAGCCACCCGGCAAACCCACGCGGGTCGGTCGGGAGCTTGTAGTACGTCCGGTCGAAGCTCACCAGCTCCAGGGCGATCCGCTCCATCTCGTTCTCGGTCGAGTAGGCGCGGATCGGGTCCAATGCCGGCGCCAACGCCTCGATCACCTGGGGCCGGGTTCCCGGATACGTGAGCGCCGCCGCGAACGCGACCAGCGCGATGAGGAACAACTTGCCCACGGGGCCTCCGGTCAGTCGTGTCTCCTAAACCGTTTCGCCCAAAGCAGATAACGCCTGAGCTCGTCCGCGGAAGGGGGCCCGCCCCCCTCTCCGAACGCGGTTTCAGACCTCCAGCGCAGGTAGTGTGCCGAGGGCAACGGAAGAAACGGGAACCGGCGGTACCAGCCCCGTCGCCGCACGCGCCAGGCCAGGCGGACCGCGGCTGGGAGCACCCCCGGGTGGCGGAGGACGAGCCGGATGTAGGGAGCGAGCATGGCGGGTCCGACGTGTGGGTCTCCCCAGAGGCGGCGGGAAGCTAGACCCACCGGGACTTCCCGGCCAGCGGTTGCGCGAGGGCCGAGCAGGCGGGCACGTTGGCCGCCCATGGTTCGCGTTCCGGTGTTTCTGACGGGGCGGTTGCCCGTCCTCTACTCGATCCACGCCATCGACGGCGGCCGCACCAGCAACGTTGCGGCGCTCGATGTCGCCGTCGTGGTCAAGGGGGCTCCCTCCATCCTCGGCATCTGCCGAATGGCGCTCGACCGCCTCGATGAGGTCGTCGCATCTCTGCAGGGCGGAGACGTGCGCGTGGCCGTCGCTGCCCTGCCTGAGGATACGCGCCCTCCCGACAAAGGGCCCCGCGCTTTCGTGTCCCTGGTGTGCGCCGATGGACGGCGCCTGCCCATCGCGCGTGTGCGAGGGCGCGATCACGAGGAGGCCACCGAGCAGTACGCCCGCCGCCTCGCCCGCGCCATCGCGTCCGGGACGAAGCTCGCGGACGTCGCCGACTCCGACTCCACGTAGGGAATCCCCACACACGTGGCGAACCGACTCGCCTCCGAAGCCAGTCCCTACCTGCAGCAGCACGCCGGGAATCCGGTGGACTGGTTCCCGTGGGGCGACGAGGCATTCGAGGCCGCTCGCAGGCTGGACCGACCCGTCCTGCTCTCGATCGGCTACGCAGCCTGTCACTGGTGTCACGTGATGGAGCACGAGTCGTTCTCGGACCCCGCCACCGCGGCGCTCATGAACGAGCGCTTCGTGAACATCAAGGTCGATCGCGAAGAACGTCCCGACGTCGACCATGTGTACATGACCGCTGTTCAGGTCCTCACGGGCCACGGGGGGTGGCCGCTCACGGTGTTCCTCACGCCCTCGGGGGAGCCGTTCTTCGGCGGCACCTACTTCCCGCCCACGCCCCGCGGTGGCATGCCCGCCTTCCGACAGGTGCTGGCGAGCGTCGCACGCGCCTGGAGCGATCGCTCCGAGGAGGTGCGCTCGCAGGCAGCCGAGTTGCGCTCCCTCCTGGAACGATCCACGCGCGTGGATCCGAACACCATCAGTCCGGATTTCGCGTGGGTCCAACGCGCGGTCCGGCACGCACGGGCCTCGTTCGACCCGGTGCACGGTGGCTTCGGCGGCGCACCCAAGTTCCCACAGCCCGCGCTCCTGGAGTTCTTGTTCGGCTGGCGGGCCCATACGGGAGACGAGGCGACGCTCGCCATGGTGGTCGCCACGCTGGCAGCGATGGCCCGCGGTGGGATCCGTGATCACCTCGGTGGGGGCTTCCACCGTTACGCGGTGGACGCTCGCTGGCAGGTGCCCCACTTCGAGAAGATGCTGTACGACAACGCGCAGCTGGCCCGCGTCTACCTGCGCGCGTGGCAGATCACCGGCGACCCGCGCTGGCGGCGCGTGTGCGAGCAGACCCTCGACTACGTGGCCGCGGATCTGACCGCGCCCGAAGGAGGCTTCTACTGCTCGCGCGACGCCGATTCGGAGGGAGAAGAGGGGCGGTACTACGTCTGGCAGGCCTCGGAGATCGATGCGGTGCTGGGGGAGGATGCCGACGTGTTCAAGCGCGCCTACGGTGTGACGGCCGCAGGCAACTGGGAGGGGGCCAACATCCTCCGTCGTAACGAGGAGACGGAAGACGGAGGGCACGGCGCGGCGGGAGACGATCCGAGCCTCGCGGCGCGTCTGCAGGCCGCCCGCACGCTCCTCTTGCAGATGCGTTCGCGGCGGACCCCTCCAGGGCTGGACGACAAGGTGCTCACCGATTGGAGCGCCCTCACGGTGCGTGCGTTCGCAGAAGCCGGCGCCGCCCTCGGGCGGGCCGACTACCTGGCCCTCGCGGAGCGGGCCACGCGCTTCCTGCTCGAACATCTCCGCGAAGGTGAGGTGGTCCTTCACAGCTGGCGGCGGGGCCGGTCCGGCCGCGGTGCCTTTCTGACCGACGCCGCAGCGCTGGGAAACGCGCTGCTCTCGCTCTATGAGGCGACCCTGGAGCCGTCCTGGGCGCGGGAGGCAGCGGCGGTGGCGCACGCACTCCTGGACCGCTTCGCCGAATCCGGTGAGGCCCTGCTGTACGACACCCCCGCCCAGGGAGAGGCGCTGATCGTTCGGCCCCGCGACCCGACCGACGGGGCGCTCCCCAGCGGAAACGCGCTGGCTGCCGAGCTGTTCCTACGGCTGGGTCGCCTCCTGGGCCGCCCGGACTTCGTCGAACGTGCGCGCGCGATCGTCGATGCGCTGGCGGGACTGGTCGATCGCCATCCTCTGGCCTTCGGCTACCTCCTCCACGTCGCGGAGTCCCTGCGTTCGGATCCGGTCGAGGTGACGCTGGTCGGCACCCCGCACGGTGTCGCCCCGCTGCATCGCGAGGTGTCGCAGCGATACCTCCCCGGGTTGGTGCTGGCGGGGCCGGATCTGCCGGATTCCCCCTTGCTGCGGGACCGGCCCTCTCTGGAAGGGGCCCCGACCGCCTACGTCTGCTGGCACCGGACGTGCTCCGCTCCACTTACGGACCCTGCGGCCCTGGCCACCGAGTTGAACCGGGTTGGCCATCCTGGGGGCCAGGGGTAGTTTCAAGCGGCCCTCGGAGCCCCCTCCAATGACTTGCGGGGTGCCCAGCTTCGCGGGTTCCTAGAACATCAACGACGGACGGGAAACCGGTGCCGCTGTCGGCACGGGTCAACCAGGAGCTTGGATGTCGACGACCGCGGACGAGTTGGGCACAGGCAGGGATCTGCGCGGCCTGACCCCAGAGCG is a window from the Gemmatimonadota bacterium genome containing:
- the coaE gene encoding dephospho-CoA kinase (Dephospho-CoA kinase (CoaE) performs the final step in coenzyme A biosynthesis.), translating into MDALTETLLRLLPEVGPVLLFALAVLETCFITGLVIPAGVALLLASALVAAGTLSLVPVLLYALGGALVGDSVGFWVGRFSGRALDASRRRIGGLSAGQRRRVDRILSSHPLVSVSFARAVAFVRTLMPMAAGASRLSYPRFLVYDLIGVGAWAALYVGIGWIAGESWHRAGNVLGLVVGTLFVLGTWRLWARRRAAARPGLLSVALTGNVAAGKSTVADVWRAQGVPMVSADELARRASAPGSEGLAAIREAFGPEALSADGSLDREWMRARVFGNDAERARLEAILHPRIRALRDAWMDAQRRARARLVVAEVPLLFETGMEDDFDRVVLVDATDEVRRARLLEGRGLDPEVADKLMASQMDPELKRARSDYVIENDGDLTQLRSRAREVLGQLRGEAG
- a CDS encoding PHP domain-containing protein; the protein is MSERLRIDLHLHTQGSFDCLNDPEAVLERARLRGVGRIAITDHNALDVALEMATRHPDRVIAGEEVKTAEGIDVIGLYLSEVIPKGTPAEETCQRIRAQGGISYLPHPFARGKGGGGIHVERLVPFLDVIEVHNGRLRPPELNARAERVAERHRLLRGAGSDAHTLGEVARCWVEVPLHLNRPADLLTALTQAEVHGSTASPAVHLASTWAKVRKRLPF
- a CDS encoding thioredoxin domain-containing protein, producing MANRLASEASPYLQQHAGNPVDWFPWGDEAFEAARRLDRPVLLSIGYAACHWCHVMEHESFSDPATAALMNERFVNIKVDREERPDVDHVYMTAVQVLTGHGGWPLTVFLTPSGEPFFGGTYFPPTPRGGMPAFRQVLASVARAWSDRSEEVRSQAAELRSLLERSTRVDPNTISPDFAWVQRAVRHARASFDPVHGGFGGAPKFPQPALLEFLFGWRAHTGDEATLAMVVATLAAMARGGIRDHLGGGFHRYAVDARWQVPHFEKMLYDNAQLARVYLRAWQITGDPRWRRVCEQTLDYVAADLTAPEGGFYCSRDADSEGEEGRYYVWQASEIDAVLGEDADVFKRAYGVTAAGNWEGANILRRNEETEDGGHGAAGDDPSLAARLQAARTLLLQMRSRRTPPGLDDKVLTDWSALTVRAFAEAGAALGRADYLALAERATRFLLEHLREGEVVLHSWRRGRSGRGAFLTDAAALGNALLSLYEATLEPSWAREAAAVAHALLDRFAESGEALLYDTPAQGEALIVRPRDPTDGALPSGNALAAELFLRLGRLLGRPDFVERARAIVDALAGLVDRHPLAFGYLLHVAESLRSDPVEVTLVGTPHGVAPLHREVSQRYLPGLVLAGPDLPDSPLLRDRPSLEGAPTAYVCWHRTCSAPLTDPAALATELNRVGHPGGQG